One Longimicrobiales bacterium DNA window includes the following coding sequences:
- a CDS encoding tetratricopeptide repeat protein, whose amino-acid sequence MTPSSSRERKPQLPSLLPVWLKRLLTAALALAGFMLADTVFLVLVRLADNVALAPFALGATSLPGFYQVMLLAHTAVGLLLAAVMLVFLVAHLPSVWRRFHSEAAWTGIPYAALGVALVVSGLFILSAAASRENSWAWWAHVASGALVVGLYIGHRIVSYTRPEGRRFARFLGSVAAGGLAMFMLHGGLAMSSGRGTVASDGPGGPERDVASMLAGRFGSSGWVPVGAVPPESPFFPSAATTTTGAYLAARILTEPGFGTPPEVVRAEVEARGFASDALIGAEACVACHPDVVDQWASSAHRFASFNNPFYEATIMGLRENSLESNAWVDEHAAALGEEIDGVGKAKSKWCSGCHDPALMLAGDMGRDFDRNTLEAQAGLTCLACHAMDQIHDRTGNGNYNIADEQEDPYLFADAAPGSVARYLHDVALKARPTVHQAQLIKPFFQESAYCATCHKVSLSEPVNNYRWLRGQNEFDNWDDSGVSLNAARTFYLPPARRLCQDCHMPPEPAPLGDVAAENGLVRSHRFAAANTALPFIRGDTAMLRRIEDFLQAEKLSVDLFAVRVPGVEGALPLAETGTVVPVGVPLTFDVVIRNRGVGHTFPGGTNDSNEGWLEFTIEDAEGSRLVASGLLGADGHLDPMAHTFKAVIVDRNGDPVDERNAQDIHVTVYQNVIGPGSADLAHYEVALPPAFAGSTLTVSARLLWRKFNRGYSEFAFAANPAGFKQFFEAPELPVTEIASDSVVIEARADESRGAGAAELTADEWARYNDYGIALLQEGDTRAAASAFSRVEVLQPDRLDGPLNRARVALTEGNLVEAYDALERAEVIESGNAQVAWLWGQVLLEDGRYKEAVLAYRRVLEDFPEDRGSWRALGRTLYLDQQFDEALVALGEVLAIDPEDRIAHYHRMLSLRALGREEEAGRAEAAYLYYGIDESAQELTRAYRTKDAGANIMAQPVPIHRLQINR is encoded by the coding sequence GTGACCCCGTCCTCGTCGCGTGAGCGCAAACCGCAGCTGCCGTCGCTTCTCCCTGTCTGGTTGAAGCGCCTGCTGACGGCGGCACTCGCGCTCGCGGGCTTCATGCTCGCCGATACGGTCTTTCTCGTGCTGGTTCGTCTCGCCGACAACGTTGCGCTCGCTCCCTTCGCTCTTGGAGCGACGAGCCTGCCGGGTTTCTATCAGGTCATGCTCCTCGCGCACACTGCGGTGGGTCTACTTCTAGCTGCTGTCATGCTGGTCTTCCTGGTCGCCCACCTGCCTTCCGTGTGGCGCAGATTCCACTCCGAGGCCGCCTGGACAGGCATCCCGTACGCGGCCCTTGGTGTGGCCCTGGTTGTAAGCGGATTGTTCATTCTCTCGGCTGCAGCGAGTCGAGAGAATTCGTGGGCGTGGTGGGCCCACGTAGCCTCAGGTGCGCTGGTAGTCGGGTTATACATCGGACATCGAATCGTGAGCTACACGAGACCTGAAGGGCGAAGGTTCGCGCGCTTTTTGGGGAGTGTGGCGGCCGGCGGGCTCGCGATGTTCATGCTTCACGGCGGCCTGGCGATGTCATCGGGTCGTGGCACGGTCGCGTCAGACGGTCCGGGTGGTCCTGAACGAGATGTGGCTAGCATGCTGGCGGGTCGCTTCGGTTCGTCTGGTTGGGTACCGGTCGGCGCAGTCCCGCCCGAGAGTCCGTTCTTTCCTTCCGCCGCCACAACCACGACGGGTGCCTACCTGGCCGCGCGGATCTTGACGGAACCGGGATTTGGAACGCCTCCCGAGGTAGTACGGGCCGAAGTCGAGGCTCGTGGTTTTGCGAGCGATGCGCTGATCGGGGCCGAAGCGTGTGTGGCCTGCCACCCCGATGTCGTGGACCAGTGGGCCTCGTCGGCCCATCGCTTCGCGTCGTTTAATAATCCTTTCTACGAAGCCACAATCATGGGCCTTCGTGAGAACTCGCTCGAGTCCAATGCGTGGGTGGATGAGCACGCCGCGGCGCTGGGGGAAGAGATCGACGGGGTTGGGAAGGCGAAGAGCAAGTGGTGCAGTGGCTGCCACGACCCCGCTCTCATGCTCGCAGGTGACATGGGAAGGGATTTTGATCGAAACACGCTAGAGGCTCAGGCCGGACTCACGTGTCTGGCGTGTCACGCCATGGACCAGATCCATGATCGGACCGGGAACGGCAACTACAACATCGCGGACGAGCAGGAAGACCCGTACCTCTTTGCCGACGCAGCGCCCGGATCTGTTGCGCGTTACCTGCACGATGTGGCTCTCAAGGCGCGTCCGACTGTCCATCAAGCTCAGCTCATTAAGCCGTTCTTCCAGGAGAGCGCATACTGTGCCACGTGCCACAAGGTCAGTCTCTCTGAGCCGGTGAATAATTACCGATGGCTTCGCGGACAGAACGAGTTCGACAACTGGGACGACAGCGGTGTTTCTCTCAACGCGGCGCGCACGTTCTACCTGCCACCTGCTCGACGGCTCTGCCAAGACTGCCACATGCCGCCCGAGCCCGCTCCGTTGGGAGACGTCGCCGCCGAGAACGGACTCGTGCGCTCTCATCGGTTCGCTGCGGCGAACACGGCGCTTCCGTTCATTCGGGGTGACACAGCGATGCTGCGGCGCATCGAGGACTTCCTACAGGCCGAGAAGCTCAGCGTAGATCTCTTCGCTGTGCGTGTCCCCGGTGTGGAGGGAGCGCTTCCGTTGGCTGAGACGGGCACCGTGGTCCCGGTAGGTGTTCCACTGACCTTCGATGTCGTAATTCGGAACCGGGGTGTGGGTCACACCTTCCCAGGTGGGACCAACGACTCCAACGAGGGCTGGCTGGAGTTCACGATCGAAGATGCTGAAGGGTCCCGCTTGGTGGCGAGTGGTTTGTTGGGCGCTGACGGCCACCTAGATCCGATGGCGCACACGTTCAAAGCGGTGATCGTCGATCGAAACGGCGACCCGGTTGACGAACGAAACGCCCAAGACATTCATGTGACCGTCTATCAGAACGTGATCGGCCCGGGATCCGCGGATCTCGCGCACTACGAAGTCGCGCTACCGCCCGCCTTCGCGGGCTCGACGCTAACCGTTTCGGCACGTCTGCTCTGGCGAAAGTTCAACCGCGGCTATTCGGAGTTCGCCTTCGCGGCGAACCCAGCCGGGTTCAAGCAGTTCTTTGAAGCTCCCGAACTCCCGGTCACCGAAATCGCCTCCGATTCGGTTGTCATAGAAGCTCGGGCGGATGAGTCCCGGGGTGCCGGTGCGGCTGAACTCACTGCAGACGAATGGGCACGCTACAACGACTATGGAATCGCTCTGCTCCAGGAGGGGGATACCCGGGCCGCCGCGAGTGCGTTTTCAAGAGTTGAGGTCCTTCAGCCTGATCGCCTCGATGGCCCACTAAACAGGGCGCGTGTCGCGCTGACGGAAGGGAATTTGGTCGAGGCGTACGACGCCCTCGAGCGGGCCGAGGTCATTGAGTCGGGGAATGCACAGGTTGCTTGGCTGTGGGGCCAGGTGCTCTTAGAGGACGGGCGTTACAAGGAGGCTGTGCTCGCGTACCGACGTGTTCTGGAGGACTTCCCAGAAGACCGCGGCAGCTGGCGCGCTCTTGGGCGAACGCTCTACCTGGACCAGCAATTCGATGAGGCACTTGTGGCGCTTGGTGAAGTCCTTGCCATCGATCCCGAGGACAGGATCGCGCACTATCATCGTATGCTGTCTCTGAGGGCCCTCGGTCGGGAAGAAGAGGCTGGGCGCGCGGAAGCGGCGTATCTGTACTACGGGATCGACGAGTCCGCCCAAGAACTCACGAGGGCGTATCGGACCAAGGATGCCGGTGCGAATATCATGGCCCAACCCGTCCCCATTCACCGCCTGCAGATCAATCGATGA
- a CDS encoding FG-GAP-like repeat-containing protein, whose amino-acid sequence MMLSSSGRAFNVMFAVGLMAGCADAGPPLDPAEVLTIRTVGLAYLEENRLDEAAVEFERLVEMAPQEPLGYANLGLTYLRMARLSEAQVEVARALELEPAAPDVRLILAEIFLAQDRTDDARATLEAALEADPQHVKILYALASMDADIGDSAAAARQASALGQVVELQPANVAARVEQVSALLTSGDASAAAVGLEDLRQLVPEFPVEGQDLFDAALVAARAGDAPGARGPALAFHNVMRTTPAYQQGLIDLRGPGGVLVGFPLVTFSETFGTEVRDPETVLAALRFTDATDIVGIPAGSGAANTGVLAFADYDGDGDRDLFVGGRLLQNEITGFVDVTQVAGLASGQPSAALFGDYDNDGFLDLYVAADGEGRLYRNARDGSFSDVTSSLGLSVPAGAPLFLDFDQDGDLDLSVSGASGGFLLRNNLDGSFTDVTSRAGIGNAGAGGSMAFGDFDDDDDIDFVVSADGRQARVYDNERLGRFAARPEGLGSYAAGTGISSVGDYNNDGFLDVLVAPRGGRAVELYLNESGTTFGADDRPTALLASARDFDVHDAAFIDFDNDGWLDVLLVGESGDEGVIRLFRNAAAGQFDDVSDLLPDVPPLRRIATGDFGDDGDLDIFVSTADGAARLLRNDGGNANRYLKMQLVGLSTGSGKNNHFGLGAKLEVRAGGLYQTRVVTGPDIHIGLGQHARADVVRVRWPNGVPQNLFYPGANQSVVEEQILKGSCPFLYTWDGEAFTFVTDLMWKSALGMPMGLMAAGGTEYAPARPSQEYLRIPGEALRERDGRYEMRVTGELWEVFYIDEVDLVVVDHPDSVDVFVDERFVWPDPDAPLSLHQVSEKRRPLSAVDQLGRDVLPELLASDDNYVTSFEPDRYQGVSEVHDLVLDLGAFDTDESVELYLRGWIFPTDASINVAISQSEELETVMPHLEVVGVGGDWVTVVPVMSFPSGKNKTVIQDLTGLFPTDDHRVRLRTNMNIYWDEAFVSVGSPRAQVVMNRLEPTEADFRYRGFSRQYRKGGRFGPHWFDYEVVSEESPWRPIQGSYTRYGDVLPLIGEADDRYPIMGPGDELAILFDAGPVPPLPEGWSRDFLIYTEGWIKDADVNTADGWRVEPLPFHGMSRYPYGEDEAYPFPELFDVYHTREAVPVPPLGGAMPPSR is encoded by the coding sequence ATGATGCTCTCAAGCTCCGGGCGGGCTTTCAACGTGATGTTCGCGGTGGGCTTAATGGCCGGGTGTGCTGACGCTGGGCCGCCGCTGGACCCGGCCGAGGTCCTGACCATTCGCACCGTGGGCCTGGCCTACCTCGAAGAGAACCGGCTCGACGAGGCGGCAGTGGAGTTCGAGCGACTCGTCGAAATGGCCCCGCAGGAGCCCCTGGGTTACGCGAATCTGGGACTGACGTATCTGCGCATGGCCCGCCTTTCTGAAGCGCAGGTGGAGGTGGCACGGGCGCTCGAACTAGAGCCCGCCGCTCCCGATGTACGTCTCATTCTAGCCGAGATATTCCTGGCTCAGGATCGTACGGATGACGCTCGGGCCACGCTTGAAGCGGCGCTCGAAGCGGACCCCCAACACGTGAAGATCCTGTACGCCTTGGCGTCCATGGACGCGGACATCGGCGACTCTGCCGCTGCGGCCCGCCAGGCGTCCGCGTTAGGGCAGGTGGTCGAACTTCAGCCAGCGAATGTGGCGGCACGGGTGGAGCAGGTGAGCGCCTTGCTCACTTCCGGAGATGCGTCGGCGGCTGCGGTCGGTCTCGAAGACCTGCGCCAACTTGTGCCTGAATTCCCCGTGGAGGGGCAGGACTTGTTCGATGCTGCTTTAGTCGCAGCCCGGGCAGGAGACGCCCCGGGCGCTCGTGGGCCTGCTCTGGCGTTCCACAACGTCATGCGCACGACGCCCGCGTACCAACAGGGCCTGATAGACCTTCGGGGCCCGGGGGGCGTGCTCGTAGGATTCCCCTTGGTGACGTTCAGCGAGACGTTTGGGACGGAGGTACGGGATCCAGAGACGGTACTCGCTGCGCTGCGTTTTACCGACGCGACCGACATAGTCGGGATCCCGGCGGGATCGGGTGCCGCGAACACGGGTGTGCTCGCTTTCGCGGACTATGACGGTGACGGTGACCGTGACCTCTTTGTGGGCGGCCGCCTGCTCCAAAACGAGATCACTGGCTTCGTCGATGTCACGCAGGTCGCCGGGCTTGCCTCGGGGCAGCCCAGCGCCGCGCTGTTCGGCGACTATGACAACGATGGGTTTCTCGATCTCTATGTGGCAGCCGATGGGGAAGGAAGGCTGTATCGGAACGCAAGAGACGGCTCATTCTCAGATGTGACGAGTTCCTTGGGTCTGTCCGTTCCGGCCGGCGCGCCGCTGTTCTTGGATTTCGATCAGGACGGTGACCTTGATCTGAGCGTCTCCGGCGCGTCGGGTGGCTTTCTGCTCCGGAACAACCTGGACGGGTCGTTTACGGACGTGACATCGCGCGCCGGTATTGGCAATGCAGGTGCGGGCGGGTCGATGGCGTTTGGTGACTTCGACGACGACGACGATATCGACTTCGTGGTGTCGGCCGATGGTCGGCAAGCTCGGGTGTACGACAACGAACGACTCGGCCGGTTTGCGGCGAGGCCGGAAGGCTTGGGGTCTTATGCGGCCGGTACTGGGATCTCCTCGGTTGGCGACTACAACAATGACGGCTTCTTGGACGTACTGGTCGCTCCGCGGGGTGGCCGTGCAGTCGAGCTGTATCTGAACGAGTCCGGGACGACGTTCGGGGCGGATGATCGTCCTACAGCGCTGCTCGCGTCGGCGCGTGACTTCGATGTGCACGATGCCGCATTCATCGATTTCGACAACGATGGGTGGCTCGACGTGCTCCTTGTTGGGGAGTCAGGCGACGAGGGTGTGATCCGGTTGTTCCGGAATGCCGCCGCTGGGCAATTCGACGACGTCTCGGATCTTCTTCCCGATGTGCCACCGCTTCGGCGCATTGCGACGGGGGATTTCGGCGACGATGGTGATCTCGACATCTTCGTATCGACGGCAGATGGTGCGGCACGGCTCCTTCGCAACGATGGCGGTAATGCCAACCGTTACCTCAAGATGCAGTTGGTCGGCCTGTCCACGGGGAGCGGCAAGAACAACCACTTCGGCCTTGGCGCGAAGTTGGAGGTACGGGCCGGCGGGCTGTACCAGACTCGAGTGGTGACCGGCCCCGACATCCACATTGGGCTCGGACAACACGCCCGCGCCGATGTCGTCCGTGTGCGGTGGCCGAACGGAGTGCCGCAGAACCTCTTCTATCCCGGGGCCAACCAGTCGGTCGTCGAGGAGCAGATTCTGAAAGGATCGTGCCCATTCTTGTACACCTGGGACGGGGAGGCCTTCACCTTCGTTACCGACCTGATGTGGAAGAGTGCACTTGGCATGCCTATGGGCTTGATGGCTGCGGGGGGTACCGAGTACGCCCCGGCGAGGCCTTCACAAGAGTACCTGCGGATCCCGGGCGAGGCACTACGGGAACGAGACGGTCGGTACGAAATGCGCGTGACTGGAGAACTTTGGGAGGTCTTCTACATCGATGAGGTCGATCTCGTCGTGGTAGATCACCCGGACTCGGTGGACGTCTTCGTTGACGAACGGTTCGTGTGGCCGGATCCGGATGCACCCCTCTCGCTCCACCAGGTATCCGAAAAGCGTCGGCCGCTTTCGGCAGTGGACCAACTCGGGCGCGATGTCCTACCGGAGCTTCTCGCGTCCGATGACAACTACGTGACGAGCTTTGAGCCCGACCGGTATCAAGGGGTTAGCGAGGTCCACGACCTCGTCTTGGATCTCGGAGCGTTTGATACGGACGAGTCCGTCGAACTCTACCTGCGGGGTTGGATCTTCCCGACGGATGCCAGCATCAATGTGGCTATCTCGCAATCGGAGGAACTTGAGACCGTGATGCCGCATCTCGAAGTCGTGGGAGTCGGGGGCGATTGGGTGACCGTTGTGCCGGTCATGAGTTTCCCGTCAGGAAAGAACAAGACCGTCATCCAAGACCTTACGGGACTCTTCCCGACGGACGATCATCGCGTGCGGCTGCGCACGAACATGAACATCTACTGGGATGAGGCCTTCGTCTCGGTTGGGAGCCCGCGCGCACAAGTCGTGATGAACCGGCTGGAGCCTACTGAGGCCGACTTCAGGTACCGTGGATTTTCCCGACAGTACAGGAAAGGCGGGCGGTTTGGCCCGCATTGGTTCGACTATGAGGTGGTGAGTGAGGAGTCCCCGTGGCGGCCCATTCAAGGCAGCTACACACGGTACGGTGACGTCCTTCCTCTCATCGGCGAGGCCGACGATCGATATCCCATCATGGGCCCCGGCGACGAACTCGCGATTCTCTTTGACGCCGGACCGGTGCCTCCGCTCCCGGAGGGCTGGAGCAGGGACTTCTTGATCTACACAGAAGGCTGGATAAAGGACGCGGATGTGAACACGGCAGATGGCTGGCGTGTTGAGCCGCTCCCTTTTCATGGCATGAGCCGATATCCCTATGGCGAGGACGAGGCTTACCCGTTCCCAGAGTTGTTCGACGTCTATCACACGAGGGAAGCGGTACCGGTCCCACCGCTGGGTGGCGCGATGCCTCCGTCGCGTTAG
- a CDS encoding CRTAC1 family protein, whose protein sequence is MKVKKSSVPAPSLMLALIIVGCSGEEPAVDTAPEYSEPTYASAGGGSASTDVVFVDVTQSSGIMFEHVTGAFGEKWMPETIGSGAAFFDYDSDGDVDLLLVNSDWWEGRSGEGPRPTQRLYSNRGDGTFEDVTAAAGLDISLYGMGVTTADYDADGDQDVYLTATGTNVLLRNDGGRFVDVTVSAGVPGGPDAASPTWSTGAAWVDVDLDGWLDLFVCNYVQWSPETDLYATIDGSSKSYATPQQYQGESCRLYANGGAGRFTDVTQAAGLLDETGKSLGVVVADFNDDGWPDIVVANDTQRNFLYRNDGDGTFTDIAVRAGVAFDEAGRARAGMGVDVADLTGSGQWSIAIGNFAHEPVGLFTEIGEDLFQDRAGAARLTRSTLIPLTFGVLFADFDLDGIPDLVGANGHIEPGISAVQQDQTFAQRPLLFIGDGTGKFVDASQAVGADFTVPVVGRGLATADIDADGDLDLLVTVNGGSPRLFRNDLPPTSWVGVHLKGAAPNLNGLGATVSVFVGTRVQRRFVRTASSYLSQSAVVPLQFGLGGASVVDSIVVQWPGTERTRRGPVSAGETVSIEEGR, encoded by the coding sequence ATGAAGGTGAAGAAATCGAGTGTGCCGGCCCCAAGTCTGATGCTCGCGCTGATCATCGTGGGATGCTCCGGTGAAGAGCCCGCTGTGGATACCGCGCCTGAGTATTCAGAACCCACGTATGCCAGCGCTGGTGGGGGCTCCGCTTCGACGGATGTGGTGTTCGTCGACGTGACTCAATCTTCTGGAATCATGTTCGAGCACGTCACTGGAGCGTTTGGAGAGAAGTGGATGCCGGAGACGATCGGTAGTGGCGCCGCGTTCTTCGACTATGACAGCGACGGTGATGTAGACCTCTTGCTGGTCAACTCGGATTGGTGGGAGGGACGTTCAGGTGAGGGACCCCGGCCAACTCAGCGACTGTACAGCAATCGTGGGGATGGGACGTTCGAGGACGTAACCGCTGCTGCGGGCCTAGACATCTCCTTGTACGGCATGGGCGTGACGACGGCCGACTACGACGCAGACGGTGATCAGGACGTCTATCTGACGGCAACTGGGACGAATGTCCTCCTACGCAACGACGGTGGACGTTTCGTAGATGTGACCGTTTCCGCCGGAGTGCCTGGCGGCCCCGACGCCGCGAGTCCCACCTGGTCGACTGGGGCCGCCTGGGTCGATGTCGATTTGGACGGATGGCTCGATCTGTTCGTGTGCAACTATGTGCAGTGGAGCCCTGAGACGGACCTGTACGCCACGATCGACGGGTCTTCCAAGTCCTATGCGACGCCGCAGCAATATCAGGGTGAGTCGTGCCGCCTGTACGCGAATGGCGGTGCGGGGCGGTTCACGGACGTTACCCAAGCAGCCGGCTTGCTCGACGAGACGGGAAAGTCTCTGGGTGTGGTCGTCGCAGACTTCAACGATGACGGGTGGCCAGACATCGTGGTCGCGAATGACACTCAACGAAACTTCCTCTACCGCAACGATGGGGACGGCACATTTACGGACATTGCGGTGCGGGCCGGAGTCGCATTCGATGAGGCCGGGCGAGCCAGGGCCGGCATGGGCGTCGACGTCGCGGACTTGACGGGGTCGGGGCAGTGGTCGATTGCCATCGGCAACTTCGCGCACGAGCCAGTCGGACTGTTCACCGAAATTGGCGAGGACCTGTTCCAAGACCGAGCGGGTGCCGCCCGGCTGACCAGGTCGACGCTGATTCCGCTCACCTTCGGGGTTCTCTTCGCGGACTTCGACCTAGACGGAATCCCGGACCTTGTTGGTGCGAATGGACACATCGAACCGGGGATCAGCGCGGTGCAACAGGATCAGACCTTTGCACAGCGTCCCCTGCTGTTCATCGGTGACGGGACGGGCAAGTTCGTCGACGCGAGCCAAGCGGTGGGTGCCGACTTTACCGTACCTGTGGTTGGTCGTGGGCTCGCCACAGCTGATATCGATGCGGACGGTGACTTGGATCTACTCGTCACTGTGAACGGAGGGTCCCCGCGGCTCTTCCGTAACGACCTGCCCCCGACTTCGTGGGTCGGGGTACATCTGAAAGGAGCCGCGCCCAACCTCAACGGACTCGGCGCCACGGTCTCGGTGTTTGTCGGGACCCGCGTCCAACGACGGTTTGTGCGCACAGCGTCGTCGTACCTTTCGCAGTCGGCTGTGGTGCCACTTCAGTTTGGACTCGGCGGGGCTTCTGTGGTCGACAGTATCGTAGTTCAATGGCCTGGCACGGAGCGGACTCGAAGGGGGCCGGTCTCGGCAGGCGAAACCGTATCGATAGAAGAGGGGCGATGA